TCGCCGCGCGCCATGGCGGCCTCGGCTTGCGCATGGTCCGGCGAGGCGGGCACACCCAGCGCGGCCAGCACCTCGGCCGTCGTGATGCGGCCCGGGTCGCTGGTGACGCCATGCACGAGCACGGGTGCGCCCGCGCGCGCCAGCAGCAGCGCCAGCAAGGCCGTCAGGTTCGCCATCTTGCGCGCGCCGTTGTAGCTGGGAATGATGATGGGCGCGAATTCGCCTGCCGGCGCGGCCAGCGGGACGAACGAGGCTTCGGCAGCGTCGAGGAAGCCGGCGATCTCGTCCACGGACTCGCCCTTGATGCGCATCGACAACAAAATGCCGCCCAGTTCCAGGTCCGACACGCGGCCCTCGAGCATGGCGCGGTACAGGGCGCGAGCATCGTCGCGCGTCATGCTGCGCGCGCCGTTCTTGCCGCGTCCTATTTCTTTGATGAAACGTGCAGCGGGAAATGGCTCGCCGGCCACATCGGTATAGGGGATGGAAACAGTCGTCATGGCGCCAGCTTACACGGATTTTTCCCCGTGCAGACGGGCTGAAGGATGCCATAGGCGCCGATGCAACAGTCTTTCCAGCTATTTTTTTGATGAATGTGCTTCGCGCCTGCATCCAAACGCGCCGCCGCTGCGTATAAGACTGCACAGGGGGAACTCATCATGGAACACGCGATCAAACAGGAAACGGCCTTCGTCGGCATCGAAACGGGCAAACTGCTGCTGAAAGCCGTGCTGCGCTCGGGCGGCGACGTGCTGTGCAAGGTGCTGGAAAACGACGTGGCCGGCTACCGCTGGCTGCGCAGCTGGCTGCAAAGGAACGACGTGCCCGTCATGGGCTTGCGCGTCTGCATGCGCCTCGACGCCCCGTACAGCGAGACGCCAGCACGCATGCTGGCCGACATGGGCATGCTGGTCTGCGATGCCCAGCCCGCGCAGCTGGCAGACTATCTGCGCAGTCAAGGTTTGCCCGAGGATGCGGCGCACGGCGCCGTGGTGCTGGCCAATTACTGCGAGGACAAACGCCCCGCTGGCTGGACGCCGCCCTCGCCCGCCTACGTGGAACTGCGCTTGTGGCTGCGCCGCCTGCACGCCATCGCAGGCGTGCGCAAGCAGGAGTCGGCGCGCCTCGACGTCCATCTGCAGGCTGGCCAGCATGCGCTGCACGCCCTGTTGTGCCAGCAAATCGCTTGTCTGGACGCACAGATACGCCAGCATGAAACGGCCATCCTCGCGCACGTGCGGCGCCATCCCGGCCTGCCCCGGCCGCCCGAGCTGGCTGGCAACTACCAGCGCATCGCCCGCTACAGCGTTGGCACCAGCGTGACCGGCGGCCGCTGAGCGCCCGGCAGCAAGGGGGCCGGCGGCGTGCCGGCCCTGCCATAAAAACAACTCATGCATTCCGTTTTGGCCCCAACCCCGCCGCCAGGCCGCATTTCCGCTACACTATTGCCTCTTAAAGAACGCAATAGCGAAAGCCGAGCCAGAATCATGAATACGCCAGACATCGAAAATATCAACGTCACCTCTTTCGCGCCCATGCCGACACCGGCCGAACTGCACGCCAAGCTGCCCCTGTCGGAAAGCGCCTTCGACACCGTCAGCCGCGGCCGCGAAGCGCTGCGCAACATCATCGACCGCAAGGACCAGCGCCTGTTCGTCGTCGTCGGTCCGTGCTCGATCCACGACCCCGTCGCCGGCCTCGATTACGCGCGCCGTCTGAAAGCGCTGCAAGAGGAAGTCAAGGATACGATGCTGCTGGTGATGCGCGTGTATTTCGAAAAACCGCGTACCACCACGGGCTGGAAGGGCTATATCAACGACCCGTACATGGACGATTCGTTCAAGGTCAACGAAGGCATGGAAAAGGCGCGCCAGTTCCTGCTCGACGTGTGCGAACTGGGCCTGCCCACCGCCACCGAAGCGCTGGACCCGATCTCGCCGCAATACCTGGGCGACTTGATCGCCTGGACCGCCATCGGCGCGCGCACGACGGAATCGCAGACGCACCGCGAAATGTCGTCGGGCCTGTCGACACCGGTCGGCTTCAAGAACGGCACCGATGGCGACATCAGCATCGCCGTCAACGCGATTTTGTCGTCGGCGCACCCGCACTCCTTCCTGGGCATCAACGCCGAAGGCAACGTCGCCATCGTGCGCACGCGCGGCAACGCCTATGGCCACGTGGTGCTGCGCGGCGGCGACGGCCGCCCGAACTACGATTCCGTCTCGATCGCCATCGCCGAACAGGCACTGGCCAAGGCCAAGCTGCCGGCCAACCTGGTGGTCGACTGCTCGCACGCGAACAGCTATAAAAAGCCGGAACTGCAGCCGCTGGTGATGGGCGACGTGGTCAACCAGATCCGCCAGGGCAACCGCTCGCTGGTGGGCGTGATGATCGAATCGAACATCGTCGGCGGCAACCAGAAGATCCCGCAAGACCTGTCGCAACTGACCTACGGCTGCTCCGTCACGGACGGCTGCATCGACTGGGATACGACGGCCACCATGCTGCGCGACGCGCATGCGCACCTGCTCAATCGCCCGGCGTAAAATATACCGCCAACGATGTTGTCGGATTACGGCCCTGTGGGCCTAATCCGACCTACCGGCCGGCCGCGTCAATACGTAGGTCGGCTTAGCGCGTAGCGCGTAAGCCGACACATCACTGCAGACAAAGAACGGCGCCCTGTGCGCCGTTTTTGCTTTTCCCTTCATCACGCCATCTGCACATGCGGCAGCACGGCGAACGATCCCGCCAGCGCCTGCTCCGCCTTGCTGGCCGGGATATTGAGTTCATTGATGTCCAGGTAGATGCGCCCGTCCAGGATGCGCACTGCGTACAGGCGCGCCATGCCCTGCACGGGCGCCACCAGGCGGCCCGAATCGAGCTCGATGATCCAGCTGTTCTTCGGACCCATCAGGTTTTTCTCCATCAGCACCCCATGCGCCAGCGGGCCGCCCAGGCACGGCACTGTGTCGAGCAGCGCGTAGACCGTATCGTCCACCGCGCGAAACAGCGCCACGCCGGGCAAATCCTGCCACGCCAGCCCCCGCTGCACCATGCGCGCGCCCGCCAGCGGCATGTCCTTCAGGCGGCAAATCATTTTCCATTGTTCCGGCATCGCAAGCTCCCTTGAAAAAGGCACACGCCTGTCTAAGCAAGAGCGGTGCCAATGCCGTTCCAGGCGCAAAGCAGCCAAAATCCCGGGCAAAACCGGCCCGCGCCGCACTGCGCAAGTGCACACTGCCGCCGAAATGGTGCGCCGGCCGCACGGTGGACTGCGCGGCTTTCCTTTACAATGGCGGATTACTCCTCCCTATTCAGTACCTTCATGATTGTTCTTGGCGTCGAATCCTCCTGTGACGAAACCGGCCTGGCCTTGTACGACACGCAACGCGGCCTGCTGTCGCACGCCCTCTATTCGCAAGTCGCCATGCACGAGCAGTATGGCGGCGTGGTGCCGGAACTGGCGTCGCGCGACCATATCCGCCGCGCCATCCCGCTGCTCGAAGAGACCCTGACGAAGGCCGGCATCGGCCTGTCCGAAATCGACGCCATCGCCTACACGCAAGGCCCGGGGCTGGCCGGCGCGCTGCTGGTGGGATCGTCCGTCGCCTGCAGCCTGGGCCTGGCCATCAACAAGCCGGTGCTGGGCATCCACCACCTGGAAGGCCATTTGCTGTCGCCGCTGCTCGCGTCCGAGCCGCCGGAATTCCCCTTCATCGCCCTGCTGGTGTCGGGCGGCCACACCCAGCTGATGCGCGTCGATGGCGTGGGCCAGTACACGATGCTGGGCGAAACCCTCGACGATGCGGCCGGCGAGGCATTCGACAAGTCGGCCAAGCTGCTGGGACTCGGTTACCCGGGCGGTCCCGCCATTTCGCGCCTGGCCGAATTCGGCGACCCGCTGGCGTATAAACTGCCGCGCCCCATGCTGCATTCGAAGGATTTCAACTTCAGCTTTTCCGGCCTGAAGACGGCCGTGCTGACGGTGGTGAAAAACCATGAAGAAAAAGTCATCGCCAATATCTGCGAGCAGGACAAGGCGAACATCGCACGGGGCTTCGTCGACGCCATCGTCGACGTGCTGACGGCCAAGTGCGTATCGGCCCTCAAGCACACGGGCTTGAAGCGCCTGGTGATCGCCGGCGGCGTGGGCGCCAACGCGCAGCTGCGCGCCTCGCTCAATGCGGCCGCCGCCAAGAAGCGTTTTAAAGTGTATTACCCGGAGCTGGAATTCTGTACGGACAACGGCGCCATGATCGCCTTTGCCGGCGCCATGCGCCTGCAGATCAACCCCGACGCCGCCAAGCACGATTACTCGTTCAACGTGCGCCCGCGCTGGCCGCTCGACGAAATCCGCGAAGTCTGATCACGCCAGCAGGAAATTGCGCGCGCCCGCCAGGGCCGCGCCCTCTTCCACCGTTTCATCCTTCAAGTCCACGCCCGACAACTGCCGGCTGAACGCCTGCGACAGCAGGTAGTGCAGCCGGTACGCGGCTGGCGCATACGCCAGCCCCTCGGGGCGCACGTTCGAGATGCAGTTGCGGCGCTCGTCCAGCAAACCTGCCTTGGGCGCCCACGTCAGGTACAGGCCCAGGCTGTCCGGGGAACTCAAGCCCGGCCGCTCGCCGATCAGCACCAGCACGGCCCGCGCTTTTATCAATTCCCCTACCTCGTCGCCGATAGCCACCCGCCCCTGCGCCACAATGTGCACGGGCGACAGCGTCCACGCTTCCAGCGCCAGCCGTTCGCGCAAAGCGGCCAGGAACGGCGCCGCGTGGCGTTGTATCGCCAGCGCCGACAGGCCGTCGGCCGCCACCAGCGCCAGATCCACGCCCTTGGCGCCACCATCCAGCCGCGCGCGTGAAGCATCGTCGAGCCGGCGCCCCAGGTCGGGGCGTTGCAGATAGTCGGCGCGCGTGGCGGCCGCGCTGTGCAGCTGCACGCAGGCTTGCCCCTGCGCGGCCAAGTCGCGCGCCAGGGCTTCGCCATCGAGGGCCAGGTGCACGGCGTCGCGCGCTTGCGCATGGGCCAGCTGGAATGCCAGCTGCGCACGGGTCGGCACGCTCACGCCGCGGCGTCCCAGCGCGATGCGCGCCGCCGTATGCGCGCGCAGCGTTTGCCACGGGGTTTTCTCGTCCATGTATGCTCCCTAATCGTCCAGGCGCAGCAGGGCTGCCTGGAAGGCCGGCGCCAGCGCCACGTTCAGATTTCCCTGCGCATCCGTGATCTGCATCCGTGCCAGCCAGGCCGCGAATTCGGGCGCGGGACGCAGGCCCAGCACGCGGCGCGCATACAGGGCGTCGTGGAACGAGGTGCTCTGGTAGCCGAGCATGATGTCGTCCGCGCCCGGCACGCCCATGATGAAATTGCAGCCAGCCACACCCAGCATGGTCAGCAAGGCATCCATGTCGTCCTGGTCCGCTTCCGCGTGGTTGGTGTAGCACACGTCGCAGCCCATGGGCAGGCCCAGCAGCTTGGCGCAGAAATGGTCTTCCAGCCCCGCGCGCATGATCTGCTTGCCGTCGTACAGGTATTCGGGGCCGATGAAGCCCACCACGGAATTGACCAGCAGCGGCTGATACGCGCGCGCCACCGCATAGGCGCGCGCCTCGCACGTCTGCTGGTCCATGCCGTGGTGGGCGCCGGCCGACAGGGCGCTGCCCTGCCCCGTCTCAAAATACATGACGTTGCTGCCCACGGTGCCGCGCCCCAGCGACAGGGCCGCCGCCTGTCCCTCGGCCAGCAGGGCCAGGTCGATGCCGAAGCTGCGGTTGGCCGCCTGCGTGCCCGCCACCGACTGGAACACCAGGTCGACGGGCGCGCCGCGGCGGATCGCTTCGAGCGTATTGGTGAT
This window of the Janthinobacterium agaricidamnosum genome carries:
- the ybiB gene encoding DNA-binding protein YbiB, with amino-acid sequence MTTVSIPYTDVAGEPFPAARFIKEIGRGKNGARSMTRDDARALYRAMLEGRVSDLELGGILLSMRIKGESVDEIAGFLDAAEASFVPLAAPAGEFAPIIIPSYNGARKMANLTALLALLLARAGAPVLVHGVTSDPGRITTAEVLAALGVPASPDHAQAEAAMARGEAAFLPIEALAPRLAHMLSLRRVLGVRNSTHTLVKIMQPFAGPALRLVSYTHPEYLEMLGEYFLTACDPARGDAFLMRGTEGETVANANKAQQIDWFHDGERTVLVEKQLLVEELPHLPAERDAATTAAWIAAVLRGEVPVPPSIAEQVEQCLTTSRQIAARPR
- a CDS encoding 3-deoxy-7-phosphoheptulonate synthase, whose protein sequence is MNTPDIENINVTSFAPMPTPAELHAKLPLSESAFDTVSRGREALRNIIDRKDQRLFVVVGPCSIHDPVAGLDYARRLKALQEEVKDTMLLVMRVYFEKPRTTTGWKGYINDPYMDDSFKVNEGMEKARQFLLDVCELGLPTATEALDPISPQYLGDLIAWTAIGARTTESQTHREMSSGLSTPVGFKNGTDGDISIAVNAILSSAHPHSFLGINAEGNVAIVRTRGNAYGHVVLRGGDGRPNYDSVSIAIAEQALAKAKLPANLVVDCSHANSYKKPELQPLVMGDVVNQIRQGNRSLVGVMIESNIVGGNQKIPQDLSQLTYGCSVTDGCIDWDTTATMLRDAHAHLLNRPA
- a CDS encoding nitrite reductase (NAD(P)H) small subunit encodes the protein MPEQWKMICRLKDMPLAGARMVQRGLAWQDLPGVALFRAVDDTVYALLDTVPCLGGPLAHGVLMEKNLMGPKNSWIIELDSGRLVAPVQGMARLYAVRILDGRIYLDINELNIPASKAEQALAGSFAVLPHVQMA
- the tsaD gene encoding tRNA (adenosine(37)-N6)-threonylcarbamoyltransferase complex transferase subunit TsaD, whose protein sequence is MIVLGVESSCDETGLALYDTQRGLLSHALYSQVAMHEQYGGVVPELASRDHIRRAIPLLEETLTKAGIGLSEIDAIAYTQGPGLAGALLVGSSVACSLGLAINKPVLGIHHLEGHLLSPLLASEPPEFPFIALLVSGGHTQLMRVDGVGQYTMLGETLDDAAGEAFDKSAKLLGLGYPGGPAISRLAEFGDPLAYKLPRPMLHSKDFNFSFSGLKTAVLTVVKNHEEKVIANICEQDKANIARGFVDAIVDVLTAKCVSALKHTGLKRLVIAGGVGANAQLRASLNAAAAKKRFKVYYPELEFCTDNGAMIAFAGAMRLQINPDAAKHDYSFNVRPRWPLDEIREV
- the eutC gene encoding ethanolamine ammonia-lyase subunit EutC, which translates into the protein MDEKTPWQTLRAHTAARIALGRRGVSVPTRAQLAFQLAHAQARDAVHLALDGEALARDLAAQGQACVQLHSAAATRADYLQRPDLGRRLDDASRARLDGGAKGVDLALVAADGLSALAIQRHAAPFLAALRERLALEAWTLSPVHIVAQGRVAIGDEVGELIKARAVLVLIGERPGLSSPDSLGLYLTWAPKAGLLDERRNCISNVRPEGLAYAPAAYRLHYLLSQAFSRQLSGVDLKDETVEEGAALAGARNFLLA
- a CDS encoding ethanolamine ammonia-lyase subunit EutB, which produces MPRFSHTIDSHVYQFASLKKLLAKATPLRSGDVLAGVAAACARERVAAQLALAEVPLAAFLNEALVPYEDDEVTRLIIDTHARAAFAPIAHLCVGDFRDWLLDDATDTPALSQVAAGITPEMAAAVSKIMRLQDLVLVARKCRVVTAFRNTLGLEGRLSARLQPNHPTDDATGIAASMLDGLLLGSGDAVIGINPATDNVAQVVSLLHLLDAVIAQYQIPTQSCVLTHITNTLEAIRRGAPVDLVFQSVAGTQAANRSFGIDLALLAEGQAAALSLGRGTVGSNVMYFETGQGSALSAGAHHGMDQQTCEARAYAVARAYQPLLVNSVVGFIGPEYLYDGKQIMRAGLEDHFCAKLLGLPMGCDVCYTNHAEADQDDMDALLTMLGVAGCNFIMGVPGADDIMLGYQSTSFHDALYARRVLGLRPAPEFAAWLARMQITDAQGNLNVALAPAFQAALLRLDD